The region GGTAAGCGTGCTAATATAGCATCACTAAAATTAACGATGCCCATGTCATTTAAAGTGACAGggtattaaaaacaaattatcacTGGTGGGTCAGAGTTACGAATGAAAGGAGAAAGTTTCGTCTGGAGGACATCTTCTGTGTGATGATTGTTTGGAATCAGAATAGGGCTGGGGTTCTGAGGACTGTGAGGCCTTTTAGAGATATTTAGTTTGGTTTGTTCAGTTCTAAGAAGTGTGAGAGTACGGACACCATTATGTGGCTGTTTCAGTTCAGATGAAATTGTGTCGGAAAGTGTCTCTCAGGGTTCCAAAGACTAGGGGCCCTAACAGTGAAGGCCTGGTCACCCTTCGTCTTAAGTGTAGCCTGAAGAATGACCAGGAGTGTCCTATCTGAGGATCTTAAACTGTGCTGCGGTATTTATGGGGTTAAAAGATTGTTAAGAGAACATGGTGCTAACCCATAACTTTCCATAAAAGTTAAAAGTagaaagaattttaaaatcaatcctGGAACTGGAAGCCAATGGGGGGAAGCTAGTATCGGCTGATAGTAGGGGAGTCTGGCAGCCGTTGGTAGGGGAGGAAAAAGGAGAGCTGTTGGATAATCCAGTGCTCATTTGGGGTTAGGGCACTGAGAATGTGCCTTAGATTTAAAGACAGTGAGAGGAAGCCAGGTATGTGCCCCAGCTGGCTCTATAGACAGAAGtgtctgagggggaaaaaactaatcTGAAAGCCAAATAATCAGACAGGACTAATGGGACCAAGGGGAGAGAAAACAGCAGGAAGAAACCATGAATGAAAACTCTCATTAATTTCACCTGGTGGTGGTAGATAGTGTCTCAAACAGACAAAAGTCTTGTTTAACATCTttaataccaaaaataaatattaaaaaccaGCGGTACATGCTAACATGTTTTCACTCAGTCTTCTTGCAAGATGGAGGGGAAAGTAATGatatattttgtttccttttgccTCACGCCAGGCTTGAATCCTCTTTTTGCGGTGTAGTCAATTTTAATTCAAAAGTTTGGGCAGCCTAAGACTCACATTCAGGGTTGGCTACCACCATGGAACATTACACCCTTTCTGATTTTATACTATACTTGACATGATTAAGcactcatttctttttttcttattaaaagcCTAAATAGGGACAGAAGTTGGAAACTAGCAATAGCTATACTCTCTGTATGCGGTACATCAGTAACATCAACTTGTTTGTAACGAGTTGAAGTGGTACTATGTTAACTTGCATTGTCCCTACCAAATAAActatatgaaatgaaatgaaatactgtagTTAAAATACTGGGGAAAATCTGCTTTGAAGGCATGCTACACAGTACAGTATAGCATCATTGCAGTAAAGAATTCTTACAATACTCCCCTGCTGAATATGTCAATAATTCAGTTTATTACTATTCATGTGTTCATTAATGCAACCAATCCATCCAATGAACACGACTGCCCATCTCTACCTATCCACAACTGTCTCCCCACAAATCTATTAATAAGTCTATGTCCCTCCTCCAATCCATGAGTACAACAATCTTTCTCAACTAATTTGTGTGAATTTCCTGTCAAACTATAATGAGGACTGGTAGTCCTCATGTGATTATAGGTACAAAATATGATTTTACACACTGAAGACACAAGAGTAGAATTTTAATTCGGGTTTTATTAGATAATTTTACAGATATAGCATTTCAAAATCTTGCCACAAACCTGTATGTACAGTAGAATAACAAAACATtgactataaaataaaaaagggaaatatttatttatcttaggCCGTTTCAGAAGTACTGGGGTTGTAATTGTGCAGCAGTAATGACCTTTTACTGTATTTAGTCTGTATGCCAGTTCAGCCCAATAAAGGCAACATACAAAATCCCACCAGGAACTGAGGGACTTTGGTGGTGgtgcatggtggtgggggtgggggtatggtAGCATTTAAATCTTCTCCAGTTTATTCTACTCCCTTCATGAACTCCAAGAACTCTGCAGCAAGAGAGAAACAAGAATTTATTTGTCATAGCaagagagaaaacatttttgatcaGCTGGAAACAGAACTGATGTAACCATATGCATTTGTAGTGCCTTATGCACAGTTACATACACAGTTAAATGTTAATTTCACAGAGAGTCCAATGTGGATCAAATGTACATCAGCATAAAATCTACTCTATCACTGttcatttaacaatgaaaattgCACTGTGTACATATAGATTTACATGTCGTCACCACTATTTATCGGTTATCCCATACTATATAGTATGTGTACATGGGTCTCATTTTACACCATTTCTTGCCTAAAATGTTCTTTATGCTCAATATGATAATTTTTCATCTAACAAAGTTTTcgtctttcatttttaattctatTCCCTACAACCCAGTGAGCACAAGCCCAAATCTAGAAGGAATCTCGAgatctagaggggtggaaatctagattgagagatgttttgacataaatggacTAGGTTAGATCTGGTTATCTCCAatttagctcaggttttacccagatatagcctggctCTGTCCTAGTTAGCTAGAAAACCTTTCACTTTTCAGCCAAATGTAGCCAGgatttcactgaacatttaGATGATCAATATATTGTTTGTGTTACCAAATGCAAGGTGACATGAAAGTTCtctttgtatgtgtatgtgccaGGTGTTATAATGTCATGTGAGGTGATGATGGGTATCTGGAGATGGACCGATTCGGGGTGGCAGTTTTAACATGCATGCCTCACCATCATAATCAATCTTTCCATCGTTGTTTTTGTCTCCGTCCTTCATCAGCTCCTCTATGTCATCCTCAGTGATGGCTTCTCCAGTGGCTTCCAGCATTATCTTCAGCTCTTCGAGGTCAATGTAGCCATCCGCATTCCTGGGGTTAAGATGGACGTTAAACTGCTGCCTCTAAACAGATTGGGATTCGCCCTAATCCGTCTCGAGCGTGTCTTACTTGTCAAACATTCTGAAGAGCTCTGCCAGTTCTTCTTCAGATTTTCCTTTGCTGTCGTCCTTCATACACCTCACCATCATGACTAAGAACTCGTCAAAGTCCACCGTGCCACTGCCTGGAAAACAAGTATTCACAAAGTCCAGGTGATTTCTTTCCTAATGGTATGCAATATATGGTCCCTTTTGTGAAAGAAGACAGAAACTTTCCAAACCCTAGCACCACACACATTATTTTCCCCACACACCTCATTTTTGTTCACTGTTTAATGGTATACTGTgttgaaatcacacacacccacacatgcacgcacgcatacacacacacacacacacaacattacatacatacacctaaacacacaagcgtatacatgcatgtgcacacacataagcacagacacatatacacaggtGGTGTCCATACCATCTTCATCCACCTCGTCAATcatctcctgcagctcctccggAGTGGGGTTCTGTCCCAGCATCCTCATCACCTTCCCCAGCTCCTTAGTGCTGATGCAGCCGTCCTCCGCATCCTGCACGAAGATGTCAAAAGCAGCCCGGAACTCTGCAGTGCACAGACATGGAGGAAATACCAACATTTACACGCTGAGGGCCTTTTACCTCTCATATGCCACCAAGGCAGATTTTCTCACAAATAACATGACAGCACATAAAATACCCAAATGaatggttttattcataaaattcAAGACCCTGGTAGAAGGAGCAGTGGTCACTTATTTCATACTGACAGTTCTTGTCAGCAGCAAACCTTATTACcttactgcatttatatagcactttttccaaagcgctttacaattgatgcctctcattcaccagagcagttaggggttaggtgtcttgctcagggacacttcgacacgcccagggcggggatcgaacccgCAACTCTCCGACTgtcagacaaccgctcttacctcctgagctatgttgcccccatGTTCCTGAGCTATTTTATGGATATTACTGTACTGGTCATGCTCTGGAAGTGTTTGGCTGTTCGATAAAGTCAGACATTCAAATTATTTGATGATgttctcaaaatgtttttgattctGTACAATGGGTAACATTCTGGAGGTGTGTTTGTTCCTGGATATCTCTAATAATGTTCTAGGTGTTTTTAGGGTCTTCAAGAATGTTCTAGAAGTGTTTAGGCTATGGGTGTGGCAGAGGCTGACTGATTGCTGTTCCAGGCTCCAGTCTGGTGTAACATGAGCACTAATGTAGGGAGACTGATCTTCTGTTGCTTTTCAGACATACCCTGGAGCCACAGTTATCCACTTAAGGGCTAATAGATGAAGGAACATTGTTCTTTTCCCCTGGTGAGACTCATGTCTGCTTGTACAATGATATGGTGGAATGTCCACTAGCATAACATTGCAGTGGCTCCACAGTGTCCAGTGTCacttcaaacacacatacagcttACTGATggataaaaattcaattttacaCATACcatttttctgttcttctgtgagCTGCTCTACCTGTGGAAACAAAGTTGTTTCGACTGTTATTGTAAGCACATTAACTAACATTTCATTAATCAtgtttctttctcctcttttgtcctgTAAGGATCTgcaaagtattattattatgattagtattatgattattattactattattattgctattgcTGCTGTTCTTAATATTGAAGTGATTATTATCGGAATTTCAAAAAGAATGCTATGTATATATGAAGTGGCAACAGTCAGAATTCAACGCCTGTATTACTattaatcaatatttatttcaagaaaGCTTTTCCCTTGAATAAACATGCCTGGAGGTGCTTTATAATGAGTCATGGGACAATGCGGAGAAATGCGAGCTCTTTAGGATAGCCACGTTACAAAGAGGAAGCCTGATACTGTGATTGacacaagttaaaaataaaggcCAGCGGGCTAATAAACCGCAGATAAAGGACTCAATACGCAACACTTTAAATAAGCGGTGCTGTGGATCTGGTTTAACAATGGGGCAGTAATCTAGGAAAAGCTGGCAGGCGTGAGCGAGGGAGACAGCTGCTTATGTAAGAGTTATTGTTGGGAGTGGGGGTCCTGAGGGGGGTCCTGTACCGATTCAACACAAGTTCccacaattttatataaaaaatgctgaaacTAGCGTTCCAGTGCTGTATTTCCTTCTTCGTTTGCAATATGATAGATGGCCATGGGCAGAGGCAGGACGGTGAGTGTTAGTGGGTGGCTGGTTGCCGTGGCTCTGACTGATAGCGCTGGAATTCAGccttgagaattttttttatctaaatcAGAGAGTCTCTCTCACTGGCACCGAGCAGGATGCAGGCAGCAGCGTCTGAGAGGCTTGCCAAAATTAGCCACGGCCGGAGATCGCTCCATTTGTAGTCATGGATGAAAGTGCGCTGTGGACCTCAAGCCTGAACCACGTCCGTCGCAGCAGAAGTGAGTTCCACCACCGATGATAACTTTTAGTGGCACTCTGGAGCTCACAAGCCCTGCACTCATCTCAGGCCAACACGATTACAATGCTCGGAGAGGAATGTTCCATGGCATTAGGCCTATGTGTCAATATGCTGCGCTGACCACAAGGGACATTTCTTTGATGTTCAGGGGCAAATAGGGAAGACATTGTGCATTCTACATTTGTTACTGTATGACATGACCTCACATGAAGAACTGCTCACAGTTTATGGTTCCAATTTCTATTCTTGTCCATAATACGCAATTTGGTCCTCACTGTAATGCAGAAGATCTCTCAGCTGTGGATTTCCATGTCATTATAATGGGCTGCACTGCATTCACCATAAAATGGTCAAAACTATAATTCTTACTGCATACTTTTTACTCGTATGTGTGGACACGTTAGTGCTACACTTTCTCCTCTGCTACATGTAAGTCAGCTTAGTATTTCCAAAGTTTTGTAAAAGCATACACTTATTCCTTTTCCTGGTGACAGTTTACCAAAAAACCcatcataaaatgcattttgtaaaaaagttatttaaaacaaaaagaaaaaagttttaaaaaagtaaaacattatttaaaacagtACAGTAACTGaggtgaaataataatttatgagcTGATTTTTCTTGACATCcatatattaaatttaaatttcatgaCGTCCATAAACGAAAgtctttaaatgcaaaaatatcagccacattacattattaccCCCCAGACATGCCAGACATTGTGACTCACCGCTGCTTTGTAAATGTCGTCCATGGTTGGAGCTTGTGAGATGACCCCCCAGTCGTGGGACGCGTAGGGGAGAGGCACGTAGCAGAGCGGGGTGGTGCTCTCACAGCTGGGGGTTTTATAGGAGGATCCTGGTTCGGGCAGGTCCCTCCCAGCCCTCCACTGCATCACATCATGCCACTCTGCGCCTGTAGATCAATCACAATCGCCCATGGCTCAGATAAGAATGCGGTGACTCTTGTTGGGAATACTTTAGACGGAGTGGAAGAGAGCCATTCCCAGCCCTTTGCCCCTTAATTGCACCCGAATGGGCAGCGGACACAGAACATTCCAGCAGAGGGTTCACAGCTCGAGGGGGttgaggttggggggggagggggcggcatGGTGGCTCACAGGGGTGCAATGGAGGGTCAGGGCAATGCTCTGACACAGCTCAAACAGGCACTCACTTAATTCTCTCATCAAGAGGAGAGCTGCTTGGCTGGATTTTTAACTCCCAGTGCAGAAATTTGGTTGAGTGAAATGTCACGTTTACATGAGAAGGCCAATGGCGCATGTGCAATCAAGCAGTCTCAATCTATCATTTATTTACTACAGCACCATTTATGATCAGACTGCTGCATATGGCTTCACAGGGGGAATAAAaagaaacagggaaaaaaaattatctcaGTCAATGTGGGGAAAAGAAGCATTCATCCCTGACACCGTAAAAGGTCACAGAGTTGAAAATACATGGGATATAAAGATTGCAAAATAGTAGCACATGACTCTTTGAATTCTCAGTGACCAGATGTTTTCTTTGCCCTGGAAGGTTTGATATGCACATGTAATTAAATAGAAAAGGCCAGTACATGCAATTAGATTAGATAAAAAGCCAATTGCTTGAACCAACCAGATAGTTTTAATCTTAAACTGGTACAGTATCATGAACAGGAATAAGAATGACTGGTGTTAATTGAAGCCAGATAACTGGGCAGAATGTTGTAAAGCCAACCTCACAAAGTGTAGGAGTCTGATCATTTTGTCTGTTTGCTTCAGCCTGGCACCTCAGGTTAACACTACACAGTAAACTCCTGGCCACTCATCAGGCAAAGGCATCAGCTGTCATCAGCGAGAAACAGGTGCTAGCTTTCCTGTAGTAAGCTTGCTTGGAAAAAGGCACATGTATTAAATGAGTGCACATGCTCAACTACCGTGCTCCATATGGGTCTGGATGGTACCATAATTTCATGAACAATTTAACATTGCTTTGAAAATgcttaaatgtgaaaaacaataaaaaccttGGACCTTATGATTTTAAGGTCCAAGCCAAggtgaagagaaaaagaaaagaagaggacATAactaagacagacagacaaatcagcaaacaacaaatctctgaaaagaaaaaaaaaccttccggTGGAAAAGCGATATAATAACAGATGGCTTGTGCTTGTTCACGacaacatttacaaatattttgaaaagatgtgtaattaatttgtttaatttatggtGTTGTTGTGGAATCtccttaaaattaaaaattaattagaaatattgaacattttctaattaattttaaatttgaagGAGATTTGAATGTCTATAACTCTATACACTACCAAATGGTTAACAGACCCGTGGTGAGTAACActtcttttttcactttcaccaTCTTTGTGAAACATGCTTCGTTTTTCTTCATAGTTCCGGTTCCGCTCACGCTTGCGCCTCCCTTGCATCATTTCCCTTCTACAACCACCTGGCATTTTAGTATTACGCCGGCTGAGGAGCATGTGAGTTTTCTCCCTTGAATGAGCAGACTGTTCTGTACTTATGAAATCTGCTTTTGGCGAGCTGCATAATGCAATTTTATCTGGTTCTTGTTGAGTGCGTGTACGTCGTAGCTTGGAATTTGTGGCTGCTAGTTTCCAAAATTTTGCTTGAGCTTCTGTCGTCATAGCTTGCTAACGTTGCAGCTAGCCTCTTCGCCACTTGCCGATAACGGATGAAGTTATGCAGGCAACGTTAATGACCTATTTATGCCACGTCAATAATGCTATGTCTGAATGAACAGCACGCATTTTAGCTGTCTCACTGTTCCATTAAGTTCAGATAAAATCGGTACAATAAAAAGGCAAGGTGATGCTACGAAAGTGTGAAACGTTAGATATGTACACTGGTCAAGTTCAATAACACAAAGATGAGAAAGTATAGGAAACTGTTTAGCGACAAGCCAGCCATCCTGGAATTGGCTCATAATCTGGCAGTAACTGTCTGTTGTAGAGTATGTCAATCACTGTCTGGCACTAATTGTTGCGTAGATTGTAACTTAATTCGGTTGCATTTAGTGTTATTGTGAGCCTGCCAGCTACACGACGCAGCGTGTACCCCAAGTGTGCACTGGCTCTGCCAAGTTTAGTATTTATGAGCGTAAATAGTTCTGAGAGACTTGATGGAGGTTGGGTTTCACAG is a window of Anguilla anguilla isolate fAngAng1 chromosome 13, fAngAng1.pri, whole genome shotgun sequence DNA encoding:
- the LOC118211202 gene encoding troponin C, slow skeletal and cardiac muscles, whose translation is MDDIYKAAVEQLTEEQKNEFRAAFDIFVQDAEDGCISTKELGKVMRMLGQNPTPEELQEMIDEVDEDGSGTVDFDEFLVMMVRCMKDDSKGKSEEELAELFRMFDKNADGYIDLEELKIMLEATGEAITEDDIEELMKDGDKNNDGKIDYDEFLEFMKGVE